The segment gaGCAAGCTTCTCGGGTTATTGCGACAGACAGCCGATTTCGGGTCTACTTACCTGTTTTGTTATATTCCTTTTAAATCCAATCAAAACGCAAGCTTTTGCACCTTTTCCTGTTTCTTGATCAGTTGGGAGCAGTGCACACTCTATAGATTCATCCTGTCAGGACGTCGTCACCACTGGGAATGAGAACTGGGCGCATGTAACAACTAGTTATAGGCAGGACAGAAAGAGTCAGATACACAATTAAATGTGTTTGAAAAAGTTGGACTTTATTATTatcgattaaaataaaaatatatattttattttttacggcTGTAGCAATGGAATGGAACTACCACACTACCACTCCCGACTTCTACTGCCCGGCGCACTAGGAGTTGGGAAACGCATATCCTGTGTTTGCCATAGTGTACTATAGGAAAAGTCTCACCCCGCCTGCGCCACACCACGAAACGCTACAATCGAATCGAACATACGGAACGTGGTACTATTCTGGGCGTAAAATAcatttgaaatgtttttaataTTTGCAATTGGAAATATGAATTcgcatttttttggttttatttctaTGAGATAACTAAATGACTATTTCCTTCTTTATCTAAGATGGCCCATATTAGTAACAACCCTTACTGATATTGTGCTTGGTTGTTTCGTGCATGTCTGATTCACACTCGGCGTCGTCGCTGTCGTCGTCATCGCTACACGTTTTCGACGCACCCGTCGCTGCTGACGCCGTTTCCGCGAGCCCGAGGGATTCGCTGATTGTTGTAACACGAATCCATGAATGAAATTTCGCAACGATACGGCTAGGAGAAGGTAGAATGTAGGAGCATTCATCAATCAATCGTTAAAGTAAGCTCTAATAATTCTTATGACAAACCCCTCGTAGCAAATGGTTTCCACTATATGGAACCTGTTTCGCCAATGCGAACTAAGGAGAGCAGAATAAGGGTTCGGGTATAGATTCACAAACTAGAAATGAAGCTGTAAAAGCGTAAAAAGTTTCTGATGGTGAGGGtgagaaaatgtttgttttgcttttttggcTTCGATTCAGCATATACCGCTTTTCGCGTTctccaattcttgaaagcagcaataactACATAAGCAAGCTGCTTGCCTCCTTCGTACCTTCCGAATTTGATCACAGATCAAGCAACAGCGGCATGATTTGATAAGCGAGTGCATAATGTTTTATATACAACGAACCCTCCCCCTTAGATGTTCAATTTTCTACGATATATACAACGCTTCTGTGTGCTTTTTATAACAGTGTATGTTTTCTCAACAGCCTGCGTGCGTTTGCCTCTCCTCTACGCAAGCCATCGAGCTTTTTGTTTTGTGTAGCAAGTTAAAAGTTGTAGAGCTAAAAAGCAAGGAATACAAGGACGGGGTGCTTTCCTCAAGCAAAGCAACACGTGCTTTGTGCGCAGACGCACGTTTTCTATTCGGTTCGAACATTTGCATTTGCGGAAAATGCATATTTGACGTTATCATAACATCATATTATTAGAATAGCTAAATTCAGCTGGTTTTCAGATGGtgaataaaaatagttttaatcAGTTTTATATGCGTTCGTTTTTGTTCAAACGCTTTGATGATACTAAAAGACTGTATTGATGTACCAACCTTAACATCCAAATCATGAACGCTtatctaaaaaaataaaaagattaacagaaataaaacgtttaaaaatcacgattgaattattatttgtgTTACTGTATAAAATATGACCGTACTCTAGATTGTATTTATTTCATGAACGATGCATCAGTATTTTCTGACACGTGTTTGGTATGTTAAATGTTTGTGCCACAATCCAATCGCTCAGAAGTGATCAAGTACCTTTATGCATGGTACGGATCCAATCAGGTTCCCCTATAAAAGCTGCGGGCTACAATGATCGCTAACCATTGCTGCTCATAACAAAATGTCGAACATACTGCCTTGACTATCATCCCAGAACTTACCGAAGCATTCAACTCTACAACATGGTCGGGGCTTCGTGCTCATAACTAAATTACGTTCTATCTCTGCCTTCAAAAAGCCTATCATTTTCTTCCACTGTCCTCAAATCAGTCCGTGGGCTGGATGGAGCCCTTTGAAGGCTTTTTTTTAAACAGTAGagcaattctcgttgaaacgggaccactactgatacgaggtcttcaaatattggtaTTGGAACTTATGCATTtacttggttgaaaatggttaaaaaataagaatagtggacccctcgttcgccaaggggcctaatagcttcaaaaaaaagttccaatatttgaagacctcgtgtcagtagtggtccCGTTTCAGCAAGAATTACTCAGTAGTGTTTCCAATAGACGGAGATCTGATACTGGTCTAGCAAGCCAGGCGTCACAGATTCGTATCCGGGCTGGGCGGCGCTGCTAGACTCAGTgggatcgttgcactaacccAAAATTTTCACATGCatttatcattgtgttctgaCAGACGCAAAAATTTCGTGAAGatatcttttgttttgagcatcaaaacttcttttgaaatcccagaaatcaTAGACgcgaaaatgaaagcaaacgtaataggaagaagaagaacagccaaAACATGCGAAAAAGAAGCCCGTCTTCGtgattctctctctctcatgtTGCAACTATTTATAAAGCAAAGAcactgtcaaaattggaatgacagTCACGAAGACGGGGTTTAAACCAAGTTTTAgttcaattgggtcctaaaatttgtgataaaaagatgatttttttagaaggaacgataaagcttcctattatgactaccagagtatagttttttcttttttaaaaagatgcagagcactaaaaaattaaaaaacaaaaatattgtaatttattctcccttgacattagagatcttccttgacataacgaaaataacacgtttctggcaacaatgataactttttctcactggcaactctggtttgacattagagcagctgatcgttttgacagttacagcttcgcagtagtctcttgtgcttgtctgcgttttgccggtcgtgaggaagtggaacatcaaatttgtactagttatcggataaaagttttgattcgggcaatgtattccaatccatcgattcacggtgctagactttgtccaaatctagtttgcgctaagaatgactaaacgatgtcaaactgatggccaacagtataatctcggtacaatcgaccccgcagaacagtatgaaaaaaaaacgccaaccgaaactggcaccgtattatcaatcagattggtatgttctgctactccgatgtgaatcagcagtagggcgaacggcagaccaaaaatttctgtgcgtttctaaccaaacacggtcgcatctcgatggcgggtgttgcatccgaaaactgaagccatccacgctgtgaccaagtgcagtcactacgcttattgctgattttgacaaacgccttaattaaactgagatgaccggaaccggaaaatgagctgtaaactcagaaaatgttttaggtcgcgattgccaagccatttcctgactttgcaacttttgactttttggcacactatcacatgagcgtgaaggtaaacaaaaagttttccgtgacatttcaagacatactatggtttctttttataattcgtgttgtctagacaccgcttgacacaaccatgcacaactatagtttgtctatataaggttgcccaaatgtttattttttgttcaaaatttcacaaaattaaaaaaaaaaggtttttaacggcaatagcccaaaaatataaaattgaatatcaaaatatgtgttcttaaccctaacctcatcgattcaagctaaaaacgacatagggctttaggacccaattcaaCACATTTACACGTAacttcatttaagagtgtacgctATTATAATATGTATGGAAAATCACTCGTTTGTCTACGATGAACATTAACGACCTATTGTTTTCATGGTTACTTGTCGAATCCATAActaatttatttgcttttgtaCTAGGCAACAGTTTGGAAACGGTAGATTTAAAATAATGTTCGcgtcgaaattacgggaaaagttgagtgaatattttccatccaacttttccaCTACTATTTACTTGAATTTAACGGGGTTTGCAAGCTtagatcaaatcaaatcaaaatcaaatagatgttattattttttctaataatAATCAGCTGAAGAtaacgtaactccctgtagagaaatttatgtGATTTTTTACGTAGAAAGAATGTGTGAATTATTTTGAATGTGCGGTACCGTGCCagcatattcaaaacagtgcctaattctgaacagttgccGATTTTTCTTGAATATTGACAAAATTTAAGCAAATTAAGCAATTTACTTTCTACATCTGATGATTTTATGTAAAAACACGGTTTAAAAAATACTtggaattttgtcaatatttagtGAAAATCGGCAACTGTCCAAAATTAAGCACTGTCTTGAATATGGTGCTGGCACGGTGCCAATTCAGAAATGGAGGTAAATTGAAAAATAGGTGATTGTATTACCCGTACCGTTGGTAAAAGAACGCGCTGCACAATTTTTTggcagcttgaaatcgtcgtaGGCAAAAACGCTTGGCTGGGATTGAACCAAACGCTAGGCTAAACGTATATATTCCGTGTGACTAGCACATAAGCtgttgatttacttgacaatagAAATGAAATTTGTACTCGCGACGATTTCGTCCGcaacggttataattcatcgtgTTCAATAAGGTGGGAAATTTACAATATTTATGGTTAGAGTGGTTCCAATTAATGCGGATAACGTTCCGTTCCGTTACGTTTCCGTTAATGGATGCTGACGGTTAATGTGATacgaccacagagaacagacatccattcaggaacaaatttctcgggaattcttggataaaatttcaaattaaaatcacctaatatgctagcgacaccaccactatagtttcccaactaaatgattcttttgatttgcacactgacaacctttggctcctctggcgctagtatatatggactatatgcgtaaTGCTGTTGTGCTGTTTAGTCAGCTAACTAGCACCTTTATGTTTATCTCATTGGCTTTGCGTTGACAAGGGCTAACATCACtgcgggctcaggagtcgtgggccccactgacagctgaagagctaacttgtgtgaagagtggcgaatatatgataTCCAAgagtaagtcgcttagaacattgttgcaggctcaatttagggaacagcttACCTCATGGATTGCAgttgcggtacattcatttcacagttaatggcacactgtggcccacctttttgacatttaaattttgaaatgttggaaattggcagccctgccaatgtttgtcATTGTCAAAATGATCAAAACAGTCTGGCTGGGCGCAGGCGAGTTTGACAGGTTTCACACGATCAGTACCTCAGCGGCACAATAAGGCAcaaactgaacaaaatttctatgaatgaggtgaacggaatgttctcagcgactgACCCTTGATGAtatctcgtttacgctaacgctaacatgttggcatcgataacatggctgcctgccagctacttgtgtttagtgtagaattttatgcgcctttagcgacaccatcactatagtttcctaaCTAATTTGACACAAGTTTTATCCAAGTtgggaccttttgcttggatgtctgttttcTGTGATACAACCTTAAAGGGGAACCCTACTCTGGTAATTCGGAAAaatcaaatttcattttttgcattttcggtaGGTATATGCCTTTAGAAATGTCAtgtcaaaaggattttttgatatcggaccagggatggttcgatcactttgactcaattttgattcatttgacagtagcgtcctaaccgagcaaaatttgacaaattgatgtatgggacatttgtagataataactagatctacaattttgctgaataaagtgttgctgtatcttttatagttacggtgctacaatgctagtacatcattagtaactaaatgaacgttcatttagttactaaagaggtactagcattgtagcgccgtaactacaaaagttgcagcaacactttatttagcaaaattgtagatctagttattatctacaaatgtcccatccgtcaatttgtcaaattttgctcggctgagacggtagtgtcaaatgaatcaaaattgagtcaaagtgatcgaaccatccctgtatCTGACCTCGTTGAAAAGATACCGCAAAACTGTGGGGTCACCTTAAGGGAAGTGCATCGCTGTGCGAAATTTTAAACGAGTTTTTTTTCGATACCCTGTATTTTCAACTGGCGCTACGTGTATCTCCAATCGTGTACGTGTATGTAATCCAAtggtccgatttggctgaaatttttttccagtatgtatttcgatatctcaatttttcaattttttatgagctatcaattcgatttttgatgaaaaaacacctttcttttggaaaaattgcagccattttagtaattttttggcTTCCAAACTATTTTGGCatccaaaaaatataaaatacatcttcaaatatacctttaCCATAAGCagaataccccaacacttaacgtTAATTACAgcttccaaaaatttttttacgaaaatctttaGTTTTCGACCTTTCTGAGTAGGGCTCCCCCTTAAGGCAGAACACTGATTTTCTTAACATTACGTACTATACAAATACCCCGCATGCAAAGACAAATGGAACgtcaaaataaagaaaacaaagttAGTGATGCTGTTCAGCTACTAGTCAAAACATACGCAAAATATTGATAAATCTGCTTCTTGTACTCATATTTTCTTCATTCAAacatgaaaaatattttattcatcGCAAGTATTATAAGTGGTAAGTGAACAACGAACAATAACCTGGCGCTTGTTTTTTTATCGTATGTTTCTTGTCAGTCATTACTTGCTGTAACGCCTTCCGCTTCAGTGGACTAGAATTTTTCGCTCACATCCTGAACGGGGACTTTCTTGATTATAAACCATTTGGCGGCGGTACTGTGAAAAACGAAGAAACGTCTCAGTCTATTACTTCTGCCGGCCAGAGTCAAAATTCGTTCCTGGACTTTATTACATTCAAGGATAAACAGTATTGTTCCATATATGAGGAGCAAACTTCAGAAGCAGAAGAGCTCAAAACATCAGAGGGAAAACGGAAAACACTGAAGGTGAAATGCGTTCCGGCTAAAGGCAATGGTACACTGCACATGATTACATCCCTCAAAGAAGTTATTAGCATATTGGCCCCGCACGGTAATTCTACTAAACGGACACAAGCTGGAAATTGCGTTGTTATGCTGTTCTACACAAAAACTTGTATTCATAGTGCAATGATGGCTCCGCATTATAATGCCTTAGCGAGACATTTTCCTGACCTCAAAATAGCTGCTATAGATGCATTTAGTTTTCACTCATTGAATACTGAATTCGGAATAGTCGGACTTCCGACAATTATGTTCTTTCACCAGGGGCGTCCCTTAGTTAAGTTTAACGATACCGAGATTACGCTTGAAACGCTGGTTAAATTCGTAACCAAACATAGTGGAGTAGAACCCGCATTGCTGGTGAATCACAAATCATCCATAAACGTGCCACATTACACATCTGGCGACTTCAAGGGCCCGTTATCCAATAAAGTAGAAAAGCGAACTGACTACTGGCTGTACGTGGCTTGGATTTTCATAATATTATGCGGCTGCTATTATTTTTCCAAATCGGCTTTTTACGTTCAGATGATTGAAACAATTAAACTAATTTGGAGAGAATCAGAAGCGCACCACCGTAATTAGACAATATTGCACCATTAGTTGATATGTTTGAGCGTTTTATTTGGCTTAGTCTACAAACAACGTAGAACGTAGTGAAGAATTGTGAATTATCTTAATATTAAAATACTGAAATTTGCTTCAGAAGGCTATCAAAACTATGTAATTTTGCTGTCCGAGTAGAGAGCTTTGTGATATTAGGCAGATAAGCTTCTACTTCTCACCTTTGGTCTGTCGGCCAGTGTATTTAATTAACATATCACATTCATTAGATGTTAATATAATTCtgtaccaacttttcaaaagggccaatctgcaaaatgcaaacaaaccgagtgggagttattttttgcaggactagcatagggaaacaaacccttactcggtttgtttacattttgcagataggcccttttgaaaagttggtgccgaattttccgaaaaaaaataagtttaatGGAATATGAATCCTTGCATGGTATCCAACATATTATCAAAACTTTATTCCAATCAAACATAGTCGAGTCAAAAACGACCTTTTTTCtacgttttgagctggaaatgctcaCTTGTACTTACTTAAATCAACAATAGCACAAGTAAGTtgcttactcagcaatttcatgaaaaaggcATGTATCCAAATTTAAaacgattttgttcaaatttattCAAACTTATTTGGCGAATTTTCAGAAAACGTTAGACCCGTATTGTTTATTTGGCGTTTGGGGTGCTCCTTTCTGAATTAGGTTGGGTAAAAAAATCGGTGCTTTGTAAACGTttccttttctttaaaaaatcaatttttaaatgactgaaccttttttttaattttgataccaaataaAAGGTACTATAATTCGtgatatttattaatttatcaatCGTTAAGTATCTGTCAGTAGAAGTAATATAAACAACCAATAAAGCGTCCACAAACatttgaattatgttccgaagactgTCGATTTCAATCTCAAATAACAACAACGAAGGtaagtataacaaaggttcctttcaccaccaggTGGATTCAATAGGGGTGTACTAAGCTCGAAAACACTATTATCAGCTcgtaaaaatttatttgcatcGCTTTGATAGGATCACATCCATTAATTTGGATTTTATGCATAGGgaagagtagtcaacagtgagacaacaggaacagccAACGGGAATACTTTGTacgtcataaaacattcaagatccatgatattttcatgcaaagtcaagtttgtgaacctacattgcataatgcagtttgagaaaaatttgttgattttttaacatatttttcaacaaaagttagttttgggggggtcaaagtaaatgttgttgcaatcattttcaagtgattttcaacaacaaaatacatattaaattaaaattaaaattactgcatggTATCACATACTAATAagagtaaatatttgaaaaaaaaaaatgacaatcgaattgtttgctaactccgctagttcactatttttcataaaacattcctatcgGCAACGATGAGACACAGAGTCGTGGGTGACACTGAGCCATAGcgaatttttttgtgttcaattgcaaatcaaatcaaaattttccataggaAATGACTGGAAATcaattctgaagtgtaagttaaaagtcagatgtcCAGGATTTGTCCTTTATATGAGCATAAAGGTACAtgtgaaaataattttcaatcatacccataataatgtatgctttatagaaacaataaacatgttctttattacccaaaaatattgtttaaatcGATTTCAAATTAGTGTCTCAGTATGCAACACTCGTTCTCTCACTCTTCACACCTATTGGTTAACAGCGAGCCAGAAATACACCTCCACGTTTgtggttgtaactaatttagcttataaccaaaacaactgaaactttttttcaggtaACTAGAAGGATACACCTGTCAAATGATCGATCAAAATGGCGGGGACTATAGAACCCTAAAACTGAACGCTAATTCCGCCAATGGATAGAGTGATATTTTCTGGAAAGTAAACCATACTGTGTCTTTTCCGCTTTATATTTCAATAGTTTATATCTTTCTCCATTCCCCGTCTCTGTCTCTGTGCTTCTAGTTTTTTACATTCATTTCCATGTTTAATTTCGGTTTCATTTGCTGTAATTCTCAGTTCGAAAATGTGCTTTACATGTATATACTGCGCGTTACTTACTGGCTCTACTGTTTGTCTTACCATTGTCTGCATTTCTAGATGGCCCTTACAATATAAAATTGTCATGTAATCTACCTTGCAAAACTGTTTCCCAAGCCATTTTTGCCTTTGCTTCTTTGTTTAGCTTTTCTGTTTAGCTTAGCTAATTGATAATTTCCAGTATCCCATTACTCGTACGTAGCTGCTCTTATCGCATGATAAAATATATATGTATTAATATATATTTATAGTTTTAATACCATACACACACGGACAATGTTAcagtgattttttttgctgctcaATTATTTCCCATCTTTAGAAAGAATTCATTTCCTATACTTTTTGTATGTAGTAAATTCTGCATTAATTTATGTTGTACGAATACTTCTTCATCTCTTGCTATAATATAGTTACGATATTTTGTTTGTTACAATAATTCGACTTTTCATATTCAACTCTCAATAAAATATGTACAATAAAATGAAAGTTTTCGAACCCAAAATATCAATGTGTATCATGCTAGAACGGATCTGACTCTATGTTGGATTGGTTGGATTGGTTGACGATAAAATTTTTAACTATAGATATACGTTACGTTGATTCCGTGGTTTTAGAAAGGGTTCTATGTTTTACTATTTTAGCTATAACTGGTTTAAGTAATTCTCTTTATTTGCATAGATTTTTTCGTATATGGGTTGTCAATATACATGTATAGAGTATTTGTTGACGTAATATTTTTCTTGTAAAACTGTTGTCAtatcgatttgttttatttggttCGCTTAACTATCTCACAAGGGAGGGGACAATATATATCAGAAGCACCGGGATTAATCTCTAGTTCCTGTTCAGATTGGGGAAAGATGTGTTTGGTTCCTAAATTGTTTGACATGTATGATAAATGACTGTTGATTGCAGCAGTTGTATCTCGAAGGAAAATCTACTAAGTACACGTTTTGTGAAAGCTTATGGGTTTCTATGAGAACAAAAGTACGACGAACTAAAACTTATAGATTGTTGTAGGAAAGTTTTGATATTTTATCCAATAACCAAACTGAAACATGGACTTTTGACGAATATATAGCTAAAACATATAGAGAGCTCGAGAGCATTCTTGTGACAAATGTGCTCCCTGCGTTTACTGCTCCTTACTGCTACAATCAGTTCTTCAGCCTTTGAGAATTTGTTTGTAAAACCTAAGCCGATATGTGACAAAAAAATTCTGTATTTTATTTCATTGCCTTTCGTGGGATCAAGTCACGCTTGATATAAGATCTCCATTTGTATAGTCTGTATAGTGGATATGTGTAATTAACGGATtcgtaaattcaaattttgcattCGGTTAGTTACTTTCGGATAATTGCTGCTTGATAAAATAATTTTGAGTTAGTTTTTGGCTTCATGTGAAGCTAATTGTTCTcgactatagatagtttttctcCACGATACATTGATGTTTTCAGGTTGTCTGG is part of the Sabethes cyaneus chromosome 2, idSabCyanKW18_F2, whole genome shotgun sequence genome and harbors:
- the LOC128737235 gene encoding thioredoxin domain-containing protein 15 is translated as MKNILFIASIISVITCCNAFRFSGLEFFAHILNGDFLDYKPFGGGTVKNEETSQSITSAGQSQNSFLDFITFKDKQYCSIYEEQTSEAEELKTSEGKRKTLKVKCVPAKGNGTLHMITSLKEVISILAPHGNSTKRTQAGNCVVMLFYTKTCIHSAMMAPHYNALARHFPDLKIAAIDAFSFHSLNTEFGIVGLPTIMFFHQGRPLVKFNDTEITLETLVKFVTKHSGVEPALLVNHKSSINVPHYTSGDFKGPLSNKVEKRTDYWLYVAWIFIILCGCYYFSKSAFYVQMIETIKLIWRESEAHHRN